From the genome of Triticum aestivum cultivar Chinese Spring chromosome 1A, IWGSC CS RefSeq v2.1, whole genome shotgun sequence:
ATTGCAACAGTTGATTTGTCGATTGGCACTTCACTGATAGTGTATCTGTTTATCATCCCCATTGTGAAAGAAAGCTTGTACGAATTGTAGTGCCCCTGACTACACTGCATGCGAGCACACATGCCATTATGCATGTCCAAGCATGGACACATTCTATGCTCTGTATGGTCAACTGGAAAACGTTTTTTGACATCTTGATAATAATTTGCTATTATTCAAGTTTCTATTATTATTTTTGTATGAGCTGCTTGCCTGCTTGTGTCCTGCCTCTTGACTCTTGAGTCATACTTGAAGCTCAAAATATAGTGAAATTATTACGAAATTACTTCCATAGTTTTTGTGGTAGAGTTATTGTAGTCATTCAGTTCAATTTGACACTCATAAAAGAGGCAAACGATTTATGTTGTGTTTTTTTGGAAAAATACCTATAATTTGCATCGTGGACCAATTAGTCTGCTTATTTATACCTGAAAGGGGTGGATCCTCAAGGCAGATCACTGTGCTAAGTTAGGAAATATAAAACAGTGCTGCTCCCAAGCCTATGAATTTTGTTCCTGAAATGATCTTCTGAGAGAAAATATCCAAGGAGGATAGTCTTACCGTTTCCAAGTGGTACTGCTGGTAGATTGTGTTATTCACTATGTCCACAGTCATCATTACTTGGATTCACTGTGTCCATAGACACCATTAGTTGGAAATATTAATATAGTTGGTTTGCTTTTTAGTTACTTAGTcgagtttatttatttttatagatTGGGTGTATTAGAGATAAGTTCACTTGGCATTGGAGATCTGTCCTATTAGGTCATAGAAGGGACTGCATTGCATCTTTGCTTTTCAGGCAAGAACAATGAATTAGTTTTCTCTCTCAACATCTCTGTATCTCAGATTATACCCAACCTTTTCCTCTGAAAACCTTTATCCCCTTCAAGCAATGTCATTTGCCCTCTACTACACAGTAGGTACCCCGATGAACCAAGATTTGTATCACAGTGAGACTAATTAAGGGTCAACTACTAGGCTTCTAAAATAAAAGTTTAGGTTGGGCTGCCAGAATTTTGGCAGCTTATTTTGGCAGGGGGCAGCTTATTTTGGCAGCCACCCATAagccccaaaagaactggcccgaaAGTCAGTTGTCTAAGTGGCTATGGAGCTATATATTTTTTCTGTGTGAATCAACTATATTGCAGTTCCATTTTCCCTTCATGACTTGTATTTTTTTTAACTTTTCTAACAGTTCTATAGGAATCATCATTCTTGTGTTATAGACATCATTGTACAAACTTCAATCCCTACCTGAATAATCATTTATTTTGTTTAACACAGAATTATTTGTGTTTCTAGGTGAACCAAATACGTCATCAGCGAAGGAAGCACAGGTTTACTTACTTCTCTTTGTCCTTTCTGTTATTCATCATGGAATGCCTATAATGTTCAATCTTTCTGCAACAACTAAAATTTGGGGCCTATCTATGTACTTACTGAAACATGTTGCTTATCCCTCAGTTCAATTGGGTGCGTTGTTCTGCTCAAATATTTTTAAACAGACAACAGATGCCAAGGCCTAAATGTTGACTTGTGGATTAACTTCTAACTCTGTCCTACATGCTATATTTTTTATTTCATTAGCTTTAGACTCAAAATTAGTACTCCAGATAGCCTATTCCTTTATAAGAAACTTAGATGCGAGGCTTATTTCATCTCGATGGGGTACCAACATTCAAGAAGAAATAGCCACTATGTCAAAACTTTGTGGGAACAACAGATAAAACATTAAAAAAAAATTCCCCTAAAAAGCTACAGCTAGGAGGAGAGTATGAAGTCGACAAGCAGCGAAATGGAGTGAACTTTCCTTTCCATATCTTCCAATGTGGACTGAGTTTTATTCTGAAATGTTAATAGTTTGCAGAATATCATCCCTTCCCCATATGTTCTTTAACAGATCTTTTTAAAGCCTTCACGCGTGCTTGGGGTGTTAATGATAGGTTCTTTTCCATTTTCCATCTTATATTTAGCCCAAGTTTCATGGGGTATCCAGTGCATGTATGTGAAGAAATATATAATGCAGATTGGTAAAATCTAAGTTAGATGTAGATTTGAATTATGCGTTATCAAGATTACCATTTTATGTACATGAAAATAGGAAATAGAAAATATTGTTTAAGTTGAGTAAAATCAGTATCTACTTCCCTTTCCATTGATGTTGTTCTTCTGGTTGCAGGCAAATTTCACATGGGGTGGAACCATGAGCAAAAAGAAGGGACAGAAGTGGGGAATGAACAACTCAAATAAGAAAAGCGCTGATACCGGCAATCTTGGGAAAATAGTTGGAAGCAATACTGAAGTTAACCACCTTATGGTAGATAGTAGGGATGAGCAAAATGTTTTTTCTGGGGCCAGTAATCAAAAAGTCAACGAGATCAATCCTGATGTGTTAGCAAAGGAAAAATCTGTTGCTGAGGAAGGGAAGTCTACCAGCGAACCTTTGGACTTTGAAGCTCTGTACCCCCTAACACGTCTTCCAGTGGTATTGGTTTCCGTTAGTTGCTTTGCAGAAGTTGCTTATTCTTAAGCTGTATTTTATTGTCTAGTTTGATTCTCTTTGTGAGCTTACCCTTTTTTTTTTCTGTTACAGGAGGGAGATCTGATTGCTTATCGATTGGTTACGCTGTCTTCCTCGTGGTGTCCGGAGATATCTTCGTATCGGGTATGACACAATTTCCACTAGAAGTTTCAATTTCTTATGGAAGCACTTCTGCATGGGTCATTTGTTGCTTCAAACATGCGAGGGCAACCATGAAAACAAAACACATCTTAAATGTTCGAGCCATCGTCTCTGTTCTTAAATTTGGGCAACCTATGTTTCATCATTTTACACACTGTTTCAGGTTGGTAAAGTTCTTGTGTATGATCTGATATCATCGCGCATCATTCTGCTACCTGTTCCGGAGCATCCAATCATCACGGAGGAAATTACATGCGAGGACGAGTCAGATACTATGATGGTGGATACGTCACCCTACAAGGAAGATGGCTCCTTGGAGGTAATCACTCGCTCGTGTTCAATTTCCAATCTTAACCACGTGCGCAAACCCGGTAAACATCACCCTCGACGTCTACTGCATGCAGATCGAGTACTCCAACCTTCTCGATGTAAGACTAGTGAAGGGCAGCAAGCCAGTATCCGCAGACCTTAGCGCTCCCACTAGAGAAACAGGGAAGGAAGGCAAATCACCGGTCGGAGAACCAGTCACCTTGGACGAAAACAAGGGCAAAGTTCATAGCCAGAATGGAACCCCGGTGCCAGCCTTGGACGAAAACAAGGGCAAAGTTCATAGCCAGAATGGAACCTCGGTGCCTGATAGCAGTAAAGGCCCAGAAACGCCACGAGGTCCAGAAGTGCCGCCAGGTATAGACCTATAGCTAATCTCTTCCTCTACACCTAGCATGTCTTGCTATTGTACGCTGATTTAGAAACACCGGTTTCTTTTGCGCAGAAAACACGCATGATAAGGCCTGGGAGGCAATCAGCGAGGCCCCAAACGGCAAGCCTGATGATGAAGCCGAGGGGAACAATGGGTGGGGAGCTTGGAAACAGAACGCTAGCACGTCGGCGTGGTCGTATAGAGCGCAGAGAAGCACCGCCCTTGGTCCGACCCTCGCGCTTCTGAGAGGCAACAATGGCAGAGGAGGTGGCAGGGGAGGCGGTAGGGGAGGCGGCAGGGGAGGCAAACCCAACAACCGGAAGTACGGCAAGTGATGATGTGTTAGCGCGGCGCGTTCGGCATTCGGGAGTTGCTGATTCATTTTGTATGCGATGCTTGGCCGAACGAAGATGGTGTCTGTTAGCAGTTGTCAAACCATTTCGGAGAAAACAAGATAATGTCTGTTTAACTGTCGGTTCGGAGTTTAAAAGACCGCGACCGCGTAAATGCAAGTGATCATCGTGTGTGTTGGGGGAAATAAGTGAGGCTCAAAAACCACCACGTAGCGAAAACAAGTGAACACATCAGGATCTGGCCGTATTTCTGCAAGCATTTCAAAACCAGCCTTCATAATTTAAGTGCTGCAACCGGATTAATATGAGCACTATTGCATCAGAATTTCCAGAGTTTTACAGTAAACGGAAGTGCAGCAGAATCAGATCAACGGGAAGAAAATAGCACTGTAGTTCCGGTTCTATGGAACAGTGAAATAAACATCCTAAATCATAAAGAAGTGATGTCAGATAATTTGCGATTTTGAGCGATCCACTGTCAAATCAATACTAGCACGAATTGCGATGCTGACAGTGGCGTTGTCCTCTGCGAGCGTTCCCTCGCTAACACGCACACTGTGAATGAGTCACTCACCTTTCGTTTTCActaggtcgagggagaggtgtgaCCTTGTCTCATTCGTGAATAATCTGTCTGACTCCAAGCGACGCTCAATTTGTCCACTTGTCGTTTGCTTTGAGCTGTATGCGCTTGTTTATACGGTTGTCGTCGctttttttttaaatatatataaagcaCGACGAAAGCCGTTTTCGGTAGAtacaatgtattttccatgtgtgGGGTCAGTATATAAAACTGTCTCTTATAACATTCTAATGAATCGATTGAAGGCAATCAAAGCGAGTGACTCGGTCGTACATAACGCAGCTAATTAACACGTGGCGATCTAAAATAAAACTCTAAATGATGGAACCAAGAAAGAAGGAGGAAGCAACAGGCGAAAGAAGGAGATACGGAAGATTCGTATGGAACCGGCGAAGGGGCAGCGCTGCTGGGGCCATCGAGGTGCAATGCATCCATGCACGTCCCGCCTAATTACCGGCCATGCTTGCGTGGAAATTTCCAACAAATTAAAAATGGCGCGATGGCGAGGTGCAAATATTGACTCACGTGCGGCCTCATCATGTACTCCACCATTTGCAGTAACATAATCAATCGTCTCACTCACCACCCAGCAGCTAATCCAGAGCGAATATGACAAGGTCAGGTCAGGTCAGGTGCAATGGACCTCAACATTGACTCACGTGAGGCTAATTAAGCTTGGCTCACCATTTAAGTGCAGTGGAGTGTATACCACTACCAGCACTACTCCCACTTGATCATTACTTAAGCTGGCTAGCTCAGCTACAACGATTAACATTACCACCATGATTTTTCATGATCACAGAttcgcatatttcggtggggtccgaaatACTTGTAACCCTGAAATTTCGAGCCA
Proteins encoded in this window:
- the LOC123062297 gene encoding coilin, which gives rise to MATPPAPSPSPVRLRLVFDKARLLRRAQRDLRRCWLLLRPELATVADLAAHVAARFRLHRSCPGGVVLTMDGFALPPFESTCIFRDKDIIRVQQKACKRMVHHDDVHCIEGPEKVEVRPLPTDDKILAIEYQIDSSKHQEEEMHCDHQPEEKVTSNHNLENGHTSSKRKRKDEDAKIPESSRRKKLKKVKHIGCSKVDDICQDQSSHGSKESKPSTIGIEEKKADIQTECTVELDGKQKPDRCNKTELSCETEVAGQTTQIPKTSRSARRKKIKRQLRKQEKEKLKENVDCQESPAAADCPSSSNHDDLPCPSSNENGPHLPFSSHEAEEEESDASEDIVPVVVRPGHIRFEPAGEPNTSSAKEAQANFTWGGTMSKKKGQKWGMNNSNKKSADTGNLGKIVGSNTEVNHLMVDSRDEQNVFSGASNQKVNEINPDVLAKEKSVAEEGKSTSEPLDFEALYPLTRLPVEGDLIAYRLVTLSSSWCPEISSYRVGKVLVYDLISSRIILLPVPEHPIITEEITCEDESDTMMVDTSPYKEDGSLEIEYSNLLDVRLVKGSKPVSADLSAPTRETGKEGKSPVGEPVTLDENKGKVHSQNGTPVPALDENKGKVHSQNGTSVPDSSKGPETPRGPEVPPENTHDKAWEAISEAPNGKPDDEAEGNNGWGAWKQNASTSAWSYRAQRSTALGPTLALLRGNNGRGGGRGGGRGGGRGGKPNNRKYGK